A genomic region of Gemmata massiliana contains the following coding sequences:
- a CDS encoding TIGR03067 domain-containing protein has product MQTISSTLFLAASFVLAGTAEPPAAEKPPLTPEKQTAASLEGGYVIASGERDGKPIPEAEIAGAIVKFTGDSILGTDKDKKEFFSATYTLDTSKTPWVITMKGKEPKEMTATGLIKKEGDTVTLIYALPGGEAPKEFMTREKQHLFVLKSNSKGVKDPNKFTKEP; this is encoded by the coding sequence ATGCAAACGATTAGCTCGACACTTTTTCTGGCCGCCAGCTTCGTTCTCGCGGGGACCGCCGAACCGCCCGCTGCGGAGAAGCCGCCATTAACACCCGAGAAACAAACTGCCGCCTCTTTGGAAGGCGGTTACGTAATCGCTTCCGGTGAAAGGGACGGGAAACCGATTCCGGAAGCCGAGATCGCAGGGGCCATCGTCAAGTTCACCGGCGATTCCATTCTCGGCACCGACAAGGACAAGAAGGAATTCTTCTCCGCGACCTACACGCTCGATACGTCGAAGACCCCGTGGGTCATCACGATGAAGGGCAAAGAGCCCAAAGAAATGACCGCGACGGGGCTTATCAAAAAAGAGGGCGACACGGTTACACTGATTTACGCGCTGCCCGGCGGTGAAGCGCCGAAGGAATTCATGACGCGGGAGAAGCAGCACCTCTTCGTGCTGAAGAGCAACAGCAAGGGCGTCAAAGACCCGAACAAGTTCACGAAAGAGCCGTAG
- a CDS encoding TIGR03067 domain-containing protein translates to MSMFVRAALVAVLCLNVHAMAISADNEKPKLEGQHQIVGGERNGQPVAEADFKGATFRFAGNKLTGANKDGTEFLVAEFTLDSTKSPCAIVIKPTAGSDKDKELFGLIERKDNTIRIIYTGPGGEKPTEFKTKTNQAMYTLRCEK, encoded by the coding sequence ATGTCGATGTTCGTGCGCGCCGCACTGGTTGCGGTTCTGTGTCTGAACGTTCACGCGATGGCTATTTCGGCGGACAATGAGAAGCCAAAATTAGAAGGGCAACACCAGATCGTCGGCGGAGAGCGGAACGGTCAACCGGTCGCCGAGGCCGATTTCAAGGGCGCGACGTTCCGGTTCGCGGGCAACAAACTCACCGGCGCGAACAAGGACGGCACCGAGTTCCTGGTCGCCGAGTTTACACTCGATTCGACCAAGAGCCCGTGCGCGATCGTCATCAAGCCGACCGCCGGCAGCGACAAGGACAAGGAACTGTTCGGCCTGATCGAGCGGAAGGACAACACGATCCGCATCATCTACACGGGACCGGGCGGCGAAAAACCGACCGAGTTCAAGACGAAGACCAACCAGGCGATGTACACGCTGCGGTGTGAGAAATAG
- a CDS encoding glycine--tRNA ligase, producing MPTKLDMAKFAKFCKDMGFIFQSSEIYGGINGFWDYGPLGVELKRNIKEAWWQDMVRNPPPGPDGQEIRMVGLDCSIIMNPNVWVASGHVGGFSDPMVDCLKCKKRFRADKVHFACAVVDNTPHAISVEADNATDAEPLLKEKIAKLDKKKHPVGRALKSAPQLEYHSATALPASWPRPCPAEDCDGTLTEPRAFNLMFESHAGPIASDENKVYLRPETAQGIFANYKNVLDSSRLKLPFGIAQVGKAFRNEINPRNFTFRSREFEQMEIEFFCHPNESRKWYEYWRDLRRQWYSRLGLKSENLVPREQGQEELAHYSVGTTDIEYMFPFSDEPQELEGVAHRGDFDLSAHSSRSGKDLKYFDEEGWNALLQVRLEAFKDDKAKREEEKKKLEKEEKAQFQFVPHVIEPSAGADRFTLAVLCEAYTEDTAPDAKGNPETRIVMKFHPRLAPIKAAIFPLVNKDGMDEEAKKLYRELKPFFNVVYDQSGAIGRRYRRQDEAGTPFCITVDGDTMKDGTVTIRDRDTLKQERIPKSEVRKVLEKALSPV from the coding sequence ATGCCGACCAAGCTCGACATGGCGAAGTTCGCGAAGTTCTGCAAGGACATGGGGTTCATCTTCCAGTCCTCGGAAATCTACGGCGGGATCAACGGGTTCTGGGACTACGGGCCGCTCGGGGTGGAACTGAAGCGGAACATCAAGGAGGCGTGGTGGCAGGACATGGTCCGCAACCCGCCGCCCGGCCCGGACGGTCAGGAAATCCGCATGGTCGGGCTGGACTGCTCCATCATCATGAACCCGAACGTGTGGGTCGCGAGCGGGCACGTGGGCGGGTTCTCGGACCCGATGGTGGACTGCCTCAAGTGCAAGAAGCGGTTCCGCGCGGACAAGGTCCACTTCGCCTGCGCGGTCGTGGACAACACCCCGCACGCGATCTCGGTCGAGGCCGACAACGCCACGGACGCCGAACCGCTGCTCAAAGAGAAGATCGCCAAGCTCGACAAGAAGAAGCACCCGGTCGGGCGCGCGCTGAAATCCGCGCCGCAACTGGAGTACCACTCGGCCACCGCGCTCCCGGCCTCGTGGCCGCGCCCGTGCCCGGCGGAGGACTGCGACGGTACCCTCACCGAACCGCGCGCGTTCAACCTGATGTTCGAGAGCCACGCGGGGCCGATCGCGTCGGACGAGAACAAGGTGTATCTGCGCCCGGAAACGGCCCAGGGGATCTTCGCCAACTACAAGAACGTGCTGGACTCGTCGCGCCTGAAGCTGCCGTTCGGGATCGCGCAAGTGGGCAAGGCGTTCCGCAACGAGATCAACCCGCGGAACTTCACGTTCCGGTCGCGCGAATTCGAGCAGATGGAGATCGAGTTCTTCTGCCACCCGAACGAGTCGCGGAAGTGGTACGAGTACTGGCGCGACCTGCGCCGGCAGTGGTACTCGCGCCTGGGGCTGAAGAGCGAGAACCTCGTGCCGCGCGAACAGGGCCAGGAGGAACTGGCACACTACTCGGTCGGCACCACCGACATCGAGTACATGTTCCCGTTCTCGGACGAACCGCAGGAACTCGAGGGCGTCGCGCACCGCGGCGACTTCGACCTCTCCGCGCACTCGAGTCGCAGCGGAAAGGATCTGAAATACTTCGACGAAGAGGGCTGGAACGCGCTCCTCCAAGTGCGGCTCGAAGCGTTCAAGGACGACAAGGCCAAGCGCGAGGAAGAGAAGAAGAAGCTGGAGAAGGAAGAAAAGGCACAGTTCCAGTTCGTGCCGCACGTGATCGAGCCGAGTGCGGGGGCGGACCGGTTCACGCTCGCGGTGTTGTGCGAGGCGTACACCGAGGACACGGCGCCCGACGCGAAGGGGAACCCGGAAACGCGGATCGTGATGAAGTTCCACCCGCGCCTCGCGCCGATCAAGGCCGCGATCTTCCCACTCGTGAACAAGGACGGCATGGACGAGGAGGCGAAGAAGCTCTACCGCGAACTCAAGCCGTTCTTCAACGTGGTGTACGACCAGAGCGGCGCGATCGGGCGCCGGTACCGGCGCCAGGACGAGGCCGGTACGCCGTTCTGCATCACCGTGGACGGGGACACGATGAAGGACGGCACCGTCACCATCCGCGACCGCGACACGCTCAAACAGGAGCGCATCCCGAAGAGCGAGGTGCGGAAGGTTCTTGAGAAAGCGCTTTCCCCGGTGTAA